In one window of Acaryochloris thomasi RCC1774 DNA:
- a CDS encoding DUF928 domain-containing protein, producing the protein MKRTQSLIYCLAAGSLLVAGSAAWPSRLQAQSVISLDRSSAFRLVLPTPPKDPRAPQGRQKGGSSRGGSALPSVYPLMALVPATTGPNQEKFVWGLTTAERPVLWFMMPELESAPVEFVLQDEHDRYIHRANFTLPSSFSQGLVQIGLPESMPALAFDKRYTWTLAVAATPRHPTMFVQGTIYRVPLASSLKEPIGQATELEKVAIYAQYGLWHDAIATLAQLRQTYPKNAQVKTAWADLLKQAQLDEIANQPLLPCCTDELLLKNDGKHLRSQD; encoded by the coding sequence ATGAAACGCACTCAGTCCTTGATTTATTGTTTAGCAGCGGGCAGCCTGCTAGTCGCCGGTTCTGCGGCCTGGCCAAGCCGCTTACAGGCTCAGAGCGTGATTTCGCTCGATCGCTCCTCGGCCTTCCGGTTGGTTCTGCCGACACCTCCGAAAGATCCTAGAGCGCCCCAGGGGCGTCAGAAAGGTGGATCCAGTCGCGGGGGGAGCGCCCTGCCGTCCGTGTATCCATTAATGGCACTGGTACCCGCAACCACGGGGCCCAATCAAGAAAAGTTTGTTTGGGGATTGACAACTGCGGAGCGCCCGGTGCTCTGGTTTATGATGCCGGAGCTAGAGTCTGCTCCTGTTGAATTCGTTCTTCAGGATGAGCATGATCGCTACATCCACAGAGCAAACTTTACGCTCCCTTCCTCGTTTTCGCAGGGGTTGGTCCAAATTGGCTTACCCGAGTCGATGCCTGCGCTGGCGTTCGACAAGCGCTATACCTGGACTTTGGCTGTTGCCGCTACGCCTCGTCATCCCACGATGTTTGTACAGGGCACCATCTATCGCGTGCCCCTAGCAAGCAGCCTCAAGGAGCCTATCGGACAGGCAACGGAGCTAGAAAAGGTCGCGATCTATGCTCAATATGGGCTTTGGCATGATGCGATCGCAACTCTAGCTCAACTTCGTCAGACGTACCCCAAAAATGCGCAAGTGAAGACAGCGTGGGCTGACTTACTAAAGCAAGCCCAACTTGATGAAATTGCGAATCAACCTTTATTACCCTGCTGCACTGATGAGCTACTGCTAAAAAATGACGGCAAACATCTGCGTTCTCAGGATTAA